From Chrysemys picta bellii isolate R12L10 unplaced genomic scaffold, ASM1138683v2 scaf3120, whole genome shotgun sequence:
tcgacttctgtactcctccccgacgaggggagtagcgctaaattcgacatggccatgtcgaattaggctaggtgtggatggaaatcgacgctaatagctccgggagctatcccacagtgcaccactctgttgacgctctggacagcagtgcgagctcggatgctctgaccagccacacaggaaaagccccgggaaaatttgaatttgaattccttttcctgtctggccagtttgaatctcatttcctgtctggacatcgtggcgagcacagcagcactggcaacgatgcagagctctccagcagtgatggccgtgcagtctgggaatagaaagagagccccagcatggactgatcgtgaagtcttggatctcatcgctgtgtggggcgatgagtccgtgctttccgagctgcgatccaaaagaaggaatgcaaagatctacgagaagatctctaaagacatggcagagagaggatacagccgggatgcaacgcagtgccgcgtgaaaatcaaggagctgagacaaggctaccagaagaccaaagaggcaaacggacgctccggatcccatccccagacatcccgtttctacgaggcactgcattccatcctcggtgctgccgccaccactaccccaccagtgaccgtggactctgaggatgggatactgtccacggccggttcctcagacatgttaggggacggggaagatgaggaaggagatgaggagggcgaggcagttggcagctctcacaacgctgatttccccgacagccaggatctcttcatcacccttacagagatcccctacgaagcgtccccagccattaccccggacacagaatctggtgaaggatcagccagtaagtgttgtaaacatctaaacatttatttttaacaaaacaggaatattaacaattaaaagaatgggttgttcatgattagtgtgccctaggcgcttaacggtttagtaaggggcagtgcaagttttgaaaagaaatctagcaatgtccggttttcagtgattgtcctgcacaagccgctctactgtgtattccctgctactgcagctacagtaaaatgcggtctatatgtgcggggatagagcagtaatcctcctgggacatctcgatgaagctctcctggaggtaacttgaaagccgttgcatgaggttcttggggagagcggccttattgggtcctccgaagtacgacacgttgccgcgccacgagattatcaggtactcggggatcattgctctgcacagcagggcggcatacggccctggtctttggaggctttcccggagcattctctctttgtcgctctcggagatcctcatcagggtgatgtcggccatggtgacctgcttttaattaggtaggggaatgttagtgttgggactgctttcccgttcctttacagaactgtcaccgctggtttgcagccacgcggtggaggcgggagaggggcagccgaaagggatcgttcccggggacagccgcgagggtgtgggacaggggcagagttcccgcttgccggattgctggcagcagggactgacattgatttaaatgtgaaatgaggccagtggtaatataaaagttttaaactgccacaagtgtacggcttaccatgtctgcctgcaacagaaattccgttgtgctgcctcgcttctcaaatgtgctgttcaagaccccaggcacagaatgcgaaggccgagaattcgaccttgtgctgagtgcgcatgtgaaaggtgctgtgcatggtcttgttcacagagaaagactatgttctttgttcacaactacatttatctttcagaggaattcactccctttttcccatttccacagccccgtctgcgactgtctcacaacctagcctggaa
This genomic window contains:
- the LOC135980410 gene encoding uncharacterized protein LOC135980410 — protein: MQSSPAVMAVQSGNRKRAPAWTDREVLDLIAVWGDESVLSELRSKRRNAKIYEKISKDMAERGYSRDATQCRVKIKELRQGYQKTKEANGRSGSHPQTSRFYEALHSILGAAATTTPPVTVDSEDGILSTAGSSDMLGDGEDEEGDEEGEAVGSSHNADFPDSQDLFITLTEIPYEASPAITPDTESGEGSATPSATVSQPSLESHSQRLARIRRRKKRTREDMFSELMASSQAQAAQQTQWRENLTRMHQANMDREERWRQEDQQATQTLLGLLREQTDTLRRLVDVLQERRQEDRAPLQSISNRPPPPPSPIPTSPKVQRRRGGRVPANSHSTPAESSSSRRLSFPKI